Proteins encoded in a region of the Scatophagus argus isolate fScaArg1 chromosome 1, fScaArg1.pri, whole genome shotgun sequence genome:
- the LOC124063173 gene encoding beta-1,3-galactosyltransferase 1-like, producing MLKSVFAKGRQWQGKVFGKRADSRRACSCSRRRCLFIILVLGAVLFFYNTDIKEMAPDCNPNCLTRYNATKWWLAFRRQEQNAFSPHVTDSSIRKAETSLAVFPHTETMMSTNLKDTTQTSHQISNASAAVRQKPALRPAPSPVPYKSPRPYLVEYPYDYHFIINEPQKCEQQKPFLVLMVPVAPHNRKDRDIVRSTWGGESPVLDKVVMLFFLLGLHTGEGAEQLQDQLLQESKEHQDLIQSDFLDCYKNLTIKTMVMLEWLDFHCSSASYAMKIDSDTFLNVPNLITMLLNAPKTNYMTGLVERGAVVHRDPSSKWYVPVELYPHPQYPRYALGLGYVLSLDLPKKLVEASRHVKPLYLEDVYLGLCMQHLGIPPTDPPKWGYFNVFPVEYSRCAYSRLIATTTHENSDRLSDWKDFKKPGSYC from the exons ATGCTGAAAAGTGTCTTTGCTAAAGGACGACAATG GCAGGGAAAGGTCTTTGGGAAACGTGCAGACAGCAGAAGAGCATGTAGCTGTTCACGCCGTCGCTGTCTCTTCATCATTCTGGTGTTGggagcagttttgtttttttacaacactgacataaagGAGATGGCGCCTGACTGCAATCCAAACTGCTTGACACGATATAATGCAACAAAATGGTGGCTTGCATTTAGAAGACAGGAACAAAATGCTTTCTCTCCCCACGTAACTGATTCCAGCATCAGAAAAGCTGAGACCAGCTTGGCTGTCTTCCCTCATACTGAGACCATGATGTCAACAAACCTCAAAGACACAACTCAAACATCACATCAGATTAGCAACGCTTCAGCGGCGGTACGACAGAAACCTGCATTACGACCAGCACCGTCACCGGTTCCTTATAAATCTCCACGACCGTACTTAGTGGAATACCCCTATGACTACCACTTCATTATCAATGAGCCACAGAAATGTGAACAGCAGAAGCCTTTCCTGGTTCTGATGGTCCCTGTGGCGCCTCACAACAGGAAGGATCGTGACATTGTCCGCAGCACCTGGGGAGGTGAAAGCCCAGTACTGGACAAAGTGGTGATGCTGTTCTTCCTCCTGGGGCTTCACACTGGAGAGGGAGCGGAGCAGCTCCAagaccagctgctgcaggagagcaAAGAACATCAAGACCTGATCCAGAGCGACTTCCTGGACTGCTACAAGAACCTGACCATCAAGACCATGGTGATGCTGGAGTGGCTGGACTTCCACTGCTCCAGCGCCTCTTATGCCATGAAGATCGATTCAGACACGTTTCTAAATGTTCCCAATCTCATCACCATGTTGTTAAATGCTCCAAAGACAAACTACATGACCGGACTTGTGGAGAGAGGAGCTGTAGTGCACAGAGATCCAAGTTCTAAGTGGTATGTACCTGTGGAGCTTTACCCTCACCCACAGTATCCACGTTACGCTTTGGGTCTGGGTTACGTTTTGTCTCTCGATCTCCCTAAAAAGCTGGTGGAGGCGTCCAGACACGTTAAACCTCTTTACCTTGAAGATGTTTATTTAGGGTTGTGTATGCAGCACTTGGGGATCCCCCCCACTGACCCCCCAAAGTGGGGTTACTTTAATGTCTTTCCTGTGGAGTACAGTCGCTGTGCTTACTCCAGACTTATAGCCACAACCACACATGAAAACTCTGATCGTTTGAGTGACTGGAAAGACTTTAAGAAGCCAGGCTCATACTGCTGA
- the LOC124063151 gene encoding beta-1,3-galactosyltransferase 1-like isoform X1: MLKSIFAKKQQWEAMVCEELTDGRRACSWSRRRCFFFILVLGAVLFVCNVDIKEMVPGYNQKWLTRYNATKWWPPFREQEQNAFSPNVTDSSISTVETSTSAFPHTETIMSTNLKDTTQTSHQTTDASLLTTNASLLVQQTTAPPSPVPYKSPGPYLVEYPYDYHFIINEPQKCEQQKPFLVLMVPVAPHNRKHRDIVRSTWGGESPVLDKVVMLFFLLGLHTGEGAEQLQDQLLQESKEHQDLIQSDFLDCYKNLTIKTMVMLEWLDFHCSSASYAMKIDSDMFLNVPNLINMLLNAPKTNYMTGLVARGGAVLRDKSHKWYVPVELYPHPQYPRYALGLGYVLSLDLPKKLVEASRHVKPLYIEDVYLGLCMQHLGIPPTDPPNWGYFNVFPVGYSRCAYSRLIATTTHENSDRLSNWKDFKKPGPYC; the protein is encoded by the exons ATGCTGAAAAGTATCTTTGCTAAGAAACAACAGTG GGAAGCAATGGTCTGTGAGGAACTGACAGATGGCAGAAGAGCGTGTAGCTGGTCACGGCGTCgctgtttcttcttcattctgGTGTTGGGAGcggttttgtttgtttgcaacGTAGACATAAAGGAAATGGTGCCAGGCTACAATCAAAAATGGCTGACGCGATATAATGCAACAAAATGGTGGCCACCCTTTAGAGAACAGGAGCAAAATGCTTTCTCTCCCAACGTAACTGATTCCAGCATCAGCACAGTTGAGACCAGCACGTCTGCCTTCCCTCATACTGAGACCATTATGTCAACAAACCTCAAAGACACAACTCAAACATCACATCAGACGACAGATGCCTCACTTCTGACTACAAATGCTTCACTTCTGGTACAACAGACAACTGCACCTCCGTCACCGGTTCCTTATAAATCTCCAGGACCGTACTTAGTGGAATACCCCTATGACTACCACTTCATTATCAATGAGCCACAGAAATGTGAACAGCAGAAGCCTTTCCTGGTTCTGATGGTCCCTGTGGCGCCTCACAACAGGAAACATCGTGACATTGTCCGCAGCACCTGGGGAGGTGAAAGCCCAGTACTGGACAAAGTGGTGATGCTGTTCTTCCTCCTGGGGCTTCACACTGGAGAGGGAGCGGAGCAGCTCCAagaccagctgctgcaggagagcaAAGAACATCAAGACCTGATCCAGAGCGACTTCCTGGACTGCTACAAGAACCTGACCATCAAGACCATGGTGATGCTGGAGTGGCTGGACTTCCACTGCTCCAGCGCCTCTTATGCCATGAAGATCGATTCAGACATGTTTCTAAATGTTCCCAATCTCATCAACATGTTGTTAAATGCTCCAAAGACAAACTACATGACCGGACTTGTGGCGAGAGGAGGTGCAGTCTTGAGAGATAAAAGTCATAAGTGGTACGTACCTGTGGAGCTTTACCCTCACCCACAGTATCCACGTTACGCTTTGGGTCTGGGTTACGTTTTGTCTCTCGATCTCCCTAAAAAGCTGGTGGAGGCGTCCAGACACGTTAAACCTCTTTACATTGAAGATGTTTATTTAGGGTTGTGTATGCAGCACTTGGGGATCCCCCCCACTGACCCCCCAAACTGGGGTTACTTTAATGTCTTTCCTGTGGGGTACAGTCGCTGTGCTTACTCCAGACTTATAGCCACAACCACACATGAAAACTCTGATCGTTTGAGTAACTGGAAAGACTTTAAGAAACCGGGCCCATACTGCTGA
- the LOC124063151 gene encoding beta-1,3-galactosyltransferase 2-like isoform X5, whose translation MLKSIFAKKQQWEAMVCEELTDGRRACSWSRRRCFFFILVLGAVLFVCNVDIKEMVPGYNQKWLTRYNATKWWPPFREQEQNAFSPNVTDSSISTVETSTSAFPHTETIMSTNLKDTTQTSHQTTDASLLTTNASLLVQQTTAPPSPVPYKSPGPYLVEYPYDYHFIINEPQKCEQQKPFLVLMVPVAPHNRKHRDIVRSTWGGESPVLDKVVMLFFLLGLHTGEGAEQLQDQLLQESKEHQDLIQSDFLDCYKNLTIKTMVMLEWLDFHCSSASYAMKIDSDMFLNVPNLINMLLNAPKTNYMTGLVARGGAVLRDKSHKCSGTVHT comes from the exons ATGCTGAAAAGTATCTTTGCTAAGAAACAACAGTG GGAAGCAATGGTCTGTGAGGAACTGACAGATGGCAGAAGAGCGTGTAGCTGGTCACGGCGTCgctgtttcttcttcattctgGTGTTGGGAGcggttttgtttgtttgcaacGTAGACATAAAGGAAATGGTGCCAGGCTACAATCAAAAATGGCTGACGCGATATAATGCAACAAAATGGTGGCCACCCTTTAGAGAACAGGAGCAAAATGCTTTCTCTCCCAACGTAACTGATTCCAGCATCAGCACAGTTGAGACCAGCACGTCTGCCTTCCCTCATACTGAGACCATTATGTCAACAAACCTCAAAGACACAACTCAAACATCACATCAGACGACAGATGCCTCACTTCTGACTACAAATGCTTCACTTCTGGTACAACAGACAACTGCACCTCCGTCACCGGTTCCTTATAAATCTCCAGGACCGTACTTAGTGGAATACCCCTATGACTACCACTTCATTATCAATGAGCCACAGAAATGTGAACAGCAGAAGCCTTTCCTGGTTCTGATGGTCCCTGTGGCGCCTCACAACAGGAAACATCGTGACATTGTCCGCAGCACCTGGGGAGGTGAAAGCCCAGTACTGGACAAAGTGGTGATGCTGTTCTTCCTCCTGGGGCTTCACACTGGAGAGGGAGCGGAGCAGCTCCAagaccagctgctgcaggagagcaAAGAACATCAAGACCTGATCCAGAGCGACTTCCTGGACTGCTACAAGAACCTGACCATCAAGACCATGGTGATGCTGGAGTGGCTGGACTTCCACTGCTCCAGCGCCTCTTATGCCATGAAGATCGATTCAGACATGTTTCTAAATGTTCCCAATCTCATCAACATGTTGTTAAATGCTCCAAAGACAAACTACATGACCGGACTTGTGGCGAGAGGAGGTGCAGTCTTGAGAGATAAAAGTCATAAGTG TTCAGGAACTGTTCATACCTGA
- the LOC124063151 gene encoding beta-1,3-galactosyltransferase 1-like isoform X3, which translates to MVCEELTDGRRACSWSRRRCFFFILVLGAVLFVCNVDIKEMVPGYNQKWLTRYNATKWWPPFREQEQNAFSPNVTDSSISTVETSTSAFPHTETIMSTNLKDTTQTSHQTTDASLLTTNASLLVQQTTAPPSPVPYKSPGPYLVEYPYDYHFIINEPQKCEQQKPFLVLMVPVAPHNRKHRDIVRSTWGGESPVLDKVVMLFFLLGLHTGEGAEQLQDQLLQESKEHQDLIQSDFLDCYKNLTIKTMVMLEWLDFHCSSASYAMKIDSDMFLNVPNLINMLLNAPKTNYMTGLVARGGAVLRDKSHKWYVPVELYPHPQYPRYALGLGYVLSLDLPKKLVEASRHVKPLYIEDVYLGLCMQHLGIPPTDPPNWGYFNVFPVGYSRCAYSRLIATTTHENSDRLSNWKDFKKPGPYC; encoded by the coding sequence ATGGTCTGTGAGGAACTGACAGATGGCAGAAGAGCGTGTAGCTGGTCACGGCGTCgctgtttcttcttcattctgGTGTTGGGAGcggttttgtttgtttgcaacGTAGACATAAAGGAAATGGTGCCAGGCTACAATCAAAAATGGCTGACGCGATATAATGCAACAAAATGGTGGCCACCCTTTAGAGAACAGGAGCAAAATGCTTTCTCTCCCAACGTAACTGATTCCAGCATCAGCACAGTTGAGACCAGCACGTCTGCCTTCCCTCATACTGAGACCATTATGTCAACAAACCTCAAAGACACAACTCAAACATCACATCAGACGACAGATGCCTCACTTCTGACTACAAATGCTTCACTTCTGGTACAACAGACAACTGCACCTCCGTCACCGGTTCCTTATAAATCTCCAGGACCGTACTTAGTGGAATACCCCTATGACTACCACTTCATTATCAATGAGCCACAGAAATGTGAACAGCAGAAGCCTTTCCTGGTTCTGATGGTCCCTGTGGCGCCTCACAACAGGAAACATCGTGACATTGTCCGCAGCACCTGGGGAGGTGAAAGCCCAGTACTGGACAAAGTGGTGATGCTGTTCTTCCTCCTGGGGCTTCACACTGGAGAGGGAGCGGAGCAGCTCCAagaccagctgctgcaggagagcaAAGAACATCAAGACCTGATCCAGAGCGACTTCCTGGACTGCTACAAGAACCTGACCATCAAGACCATGGTGATGCTGGAGTGGCTGGACTTCCACTGCTCCAGCGCCTCTTATGCCATGAAGATCGATTCAGACATGTTTCTAAATGTTCCCAATCTCATCAACATGTTGTTAAATGCTCCAAAGACAAACTACATGACCGGACTTGTGGCGAGAGGAGGTGCAGTCTTGAGAGATAAAAGTCATAAGTGGTACGTACCTGTGGAGCTTTACCCTCACCCACAGTATCCACGTTACGCTTTGGGTCTGGGTTACGTTTTGTCTCTCGATCTCCCTAAAAAGCTGGTGGAGGCGTCCAGACACGTTAAACCTCTTTACATTGAAGATGTTTATTTAGGGTTGTGTATGCAGCACTTGGGGATCCCCCCCACTGACCCCCCAAACTGGGGTTACTTTAATGTCTTTCCTGTGGGGTACAGTCGCTGTGCTTACTCCAGACTTATAGCCACAACCACACATGAAAACTCTGATCGTTTGAGTAACTGGAAAGACTTTAAGAAACCGGGCCCATACTGCTGA
- the LOC124063186 gene encoding interleukin-17C-like: MLGVSQLMLGLGSLLIFNHRASSTRCVDVNAFNNRATKLQVMLKSLSGNVPLRDATTCEQAAREMRDGALSHRALSPWKFSQDRDNNRFPPVINVAECLCRGCIINQREELSYNSVPVYTTLMVLRKTRCPSDSSKYEVKKDFIRVPVACTCAVPKYG; the protein is encoded by the exons ATGTTGGGGGTCAGTCAGCTGATG TTGGGCCTCGGCTCGCTGCTGATCTTCAACCACCGCGCTTCCTCCACTAGATGCGTCGACGTGAATGCGTTCAACAACAGAGCTACCAAGCTTCAGGTAATGCTGAAGAGCCTGAGCGGAAACGTGCCGCTGCGGGACGCCACGACGTGCGAGCAGGCAGCCAGAGAAATGCGCGACGGTGCGCTGAGCCACCGCGCGCTTTCCCCGTGGAAGTTCAG CCAAGACCGAGACAACAACAGGTTCCCTCCTGTGATCAACGTTGCTGAGTGCCTTTGTCGGGGCTGCATCATCAACCAGCGTGAAGAGCTGAGCTACAACTCCGTGCCTGTTTATACAACGCTGATGGTCCTGAGGAAAACTCGGTGCCCGAGTGACTCCAGCAAGTATGAGGTGAAAAAGGATTTTATCAGAGTCCCTGTGGCCTGCACTTGTGCTGTGCCCAAATACGGATGA